One segment of Triticum aestivum cultivar Chinese Spring chromosome 2A, IWGSC CS RefSeq v2.1, whole genome shotgun sequence DNA contains the following:
- the LOC123188065 gene encoding eukaryotic translation initiation factor 5A-2 isoform X3: MRWNPRIRRELITYHHQRPFLPPSSSSRVLIHHPAQQVIKVAMSDSEDHHFESKADAGASKTYPMQAGAIRKGGFLVIKNRPCKVVEVSTSKTGKHGHAKCHFVALDIFNGKKLEDIVPSSHNCDVPHVDRTEYQLIDISEDGFVSLLTDNGSTKDDLKLPTDDAILTQLKDGFAEGKDLALTVMSAMGEEQICAVKDVGPR, from the exons ATGCGCTGGAACCCTAGGATTCGGCGCGAGCTTATCACTTATCATCATCAGCgccccttcctccctccctcctcctcctcgcgcgtcCTGATCCATCATCCAGCCCAG CAGGTGATTAAGGTCGCCATGTCGGACTCCGAGGACCACCACTTCGAGTCCAAGGCCGATGCCGGGGCGTCCAAGACCTACCCTATGCAGGCCGGCGCCATCCGGAAGGGCGGCTTCCTCGTCATCAAGAACCGCCCCTGCAAG GTGGTGGAGGTTTCTACCTCGAAGACAGGAAAGCACGGTCATGCTAAATGCCACTTTGTTGCCTTAGATATATTCAATGGTAAAAAGCTTGAGGACATTGTTCCTTCATCCCACAACTGTGAT GTGCCACATGTGGACCGTACTGAGTATCAGCTGATTGACATATCAGAGGATGGATTT GTGAGCCTTCTTACTGATAATGGTAGCACTAAGGATGATCTTAAACTCCCAACTGATGATGCTATCCTGACCCAG CTCAAGGACGGATTTGCTGAGGGGAAGGATCTGGCGCTGACGGTCATGTCGGCCATGGGGGAGGAGCAGATCTGCGCAGTCAAGGACGTCGGCCCCAGGTAA
- the LOC123188065 gene encoding eukaryotic translation initiation factor 5A isoform X1 — protein sequence MRWNPRIRRELITYHHQRPFLPPSSSSRVLIHHPAQQVIKVAMSDSEDHHFESKADAGASKTYPMQAGAIRKGGFLVIKNRPCKVVEVSTSKTGKHGHAKCHFVALDIFNGKKLEDIVPSSHNCDVPHVDRTEYQLIDISEDGFVSLLTDNGSTKDDLKLPTDDAILTQDRHVASLICKKNCKDRRASLAILSKLLLSICSTPCGRPHVFGYRASPHTLPDGHASKNKGPKISKGVF from the exons ATGCGCTGGAACCCTAGGATTCGGCGCGAGCTTATCACTTATCATCATCAGCgccccttcctccctccctcctcctcctcgcgcgtcCTGATCCATCATCCAGCCCAG CAGGTGATTAAGGTCGCCATGTCGGACTCCGAGGACCACCACTTCGAGTCCAAGGCCGATGCCGGGGCGTCCAAGACCTACCCTATGCAGGCCGGCGCCATCCGGAAGGGCGGCTTCCTCGTCATCAAGAACCGCCCCTGCAAG GTGGTGGAGGTTTCTACCTCGAAGACAGGAAAGCACGGTCATGCTAAATGCCACTTTGTTGCCTTAGATATATTCAATGGTAAAAAGCTTGAGGACATTGTTCCTTCATCCCACAACTGTGAT GTGCCACATGTGGACCGTACTGAGTATCAGCTGATTGACATATCAGAGGATGGATTT GTGAGCCTTCTTACTGATAATGGTAGCACTAAGGATGATCTTAAACTCCCAACTGATGATGCTATCCTGACCCAG GATCGGCATGTTGCGTCATTGATTTGTAAAAAAAACTGTAAGGATCGGAGGGCATCATTGGCGATCTTATCCAAGCTTCTCTTGTCTATCTGTTCCACTCCTTGTGGCCGTCCACATGTTTTTGGATACAGGGCGTCACCTCACACCTTACCTGATGGACACGCATCAAAAAACAAGGGTCCAAAGATTTCAAAAGGGGTATTCTAG
- the LOC123188065 gene encoding eukaryotic translation initiation factor 5A isoform X2, which translates to MRWNPRIRRELITYHHQRPFLPPSSSSRVLIHHPAQVIKVAMSDSEDHHFESKADAGASKTYPMQAGAIRKGGFLVIKNRPCKVVEVSTSKTGKHGHAKCHFVALDIFNGKKLEDIVPSSHNCDVPHVDRTEYQLIDISEDGFVSLLTDNGSTKDDLKLPTDDAILTQDRHVASLICKKNCKDRRASLAILSKLLLSICSTPCGRPHVFGYRASPHTLPDGHASKNKGPKISKGVF; encoded by the exons ATGCGCTGGAACCCTAGGATTCGGCGCGAGCTTATCACTTATCATCATCAGCgccccttcctccctccctcctcctcctcgcgcgtcCTGATCCATCATCCAGCCCAG GTGATTAAGGTCGCCATGTCGGACTCCGAGGACCACCACTTCGAGTCCAAGGCCGATGCCGGGGCGTCCAAGACCTACCCTATGCAGGCCGGCGCCATCCGGAAGGGCGGCTTCCTCGTCATCAAGAACCGCCCCTGCAAG GTGGTGGAGGTTTCTACCTCGAAGACAGGAAAGCACGGTCATGCTAAATGCCACTTTGTTGCCTTAGATATATTCAATGGTAAAAAGCTTGAGGACATTGTTCCTTCATCCCACAACTGTGAT GTGCCACATGTGGACCGTACTGAGTATCAGCTGATTGACATATCAGAGGATGGATTT GTGAGCCTTCTTACTGATAATGGTAGCACTAAGGATGATCTTAAACTCCCAACTGATGATGCTATCCTGACCCAG GATCGGCATGTTGCGTCATTGATTTGTAAAAAAAACTGTAAGGATCGGAGGGCATCATTGGCGATCTTATCCAAGCTTCTCTTGTCTATCTGTTCCACTCCTTGTGGCCGTCCACATGTTTTTGGATACAGGGCGTCACCTCACACCTTACCTGATGGACACGCATCAAAAAACAAGGGTCCAAAGATTTCAAAAGGGGTATTCTAG
- the LOC123188065 gene encoding eukaryotic translation initiation factor 5A isoform X5: protein MSDSEDHHFESKADAGASKTYPMQAGAIRKGGFLVIKNRPCKVVEVSTSKTGKHGHAKCHFVALDIFNGKKLEDIVPSSHNCDVPHVDRTEYQLIDISEDGFVSLLTDNGSTKDDLKLPTDDAILTQDRHVASLICKKNCKDRRASLAILSKLLLSICSTPCGRPHVFGYRASPHTLPDGHASKNKGPKISKGVF, encoded by the exons ATGTCGGACTCCGAGGACCACCACTTCGAGTCCAAGGCCGATGCCGGGGCGTCCAAGACCTACCCTATGCAGGCCGGCGCCATCCGGAAGGGCGGCTTCCTCGTCATCAAGAACCGCCCCTGCAAG GTGGTGGAGGTTTCTACCTCGAAGACAGGAAAGCACGGTCATGCTAAATGCCACTTTGTTGCCTTAGATATATTCAATGGTAAAAAGCTTGAGGACATTGTTCCTTCATCCCACAACTGTGAT GTGCCACATGTGGACCGTACTGAGTATCAGCTGATTGACATATCAGAGGATGGATTT GTGAGCCTTCTTACTGATAATGGTAGCACTAAGGATGATCTTAAACTCCCAACTGATGATGCTATCCTGACCCAG GATCGGCATGTTGCGTCATTGATTTGTAAAAAAAACTGTAAGGATCGGAGGGCATCATTGGCGATCTTATCCAAGCTTCTCTTGTCTATCTGTTCCACTCCTTGTGGCCGTCCACATGTTTTTGGATACAGGGCGTCACCTCACACCTTACCTGATGGACACGCATCAAAAAACAAGGGTCCAAAGATTTCAAAAGGGGTATTCTAG
- the LOC123188065 gene encoding eukaryotic translation initiation factor 5A-2 isoform X4, whose product MRWNPRIRRELITYHHQRPFLPPSSSSRVLIHHPAQVIKVAMSDSEDHHFESKADAGASKTYPMQAGAIRKGGFLVIKNRPCKVVEVSTSKTGKHGHAKCHFVALDIFNGKKLEDIVPSSHNCDVPHVDRTEYQLIDISEDGFVSLLTDNGSTKDDLKLPTDDAILTQLKDGFAEGKDLALTVMSAMGEEQICAVKDVGPR is encoded by the exons ATGCGCTGGAACCCTAGGATTCGGCGCGAGCTTATCACTTATCATCATCAGCgccccttcctccctccctcctcctcctcgcgcgtcCTGATCCATCATCCAGCCCAG GTGATTAAGGTCGCCATGTCGGACTCCGAGGACCACCACTTCGAGTCCAAGGCCGATGCCGGGGCGTCCAAGACCTACCCTATGCAGGCCGGCGCCATCCGGAAGGGCGGCTTCCTCGTCATCAAGAACCGCCCCTGCAAG GTGGTGGAGGTTTCTACCTCGAAGACAGGAAAGCACGGTCATGCTAAATGCCACTTTGTTGCCTTAGATATATTCAATGGTAAAAAGCTTGAGGACATTGTTCCTTCATCCCACAACTGTGAT GTGCCACATGTGGACCGTACTGAGTATCAGCTGATTGACATATCAGAGGATGGATTT GTGAGCCTTCTTACTGATAATGGTAGCACTAAGGATGATCTTAAACTCCCAACTGATGATGCTATCCTGACCCAG CTCAAGGACGGATTTGCTGAGGGGAAGGATCTGGCGCTGACGGTCATGTCGGCCATGGGGGAGGAGCAGATCTGCGCAGTCAAGGACGTCGGCCCCAGGTAA
- the LOC123188065 gene encoding eukaryotic translation initiation factor 5A-2 isoform X6, which translates to MSDSEDHHFESKADAGASKTYPMQAGAIRKGGFLVIKNRPCKVVEVSTSKTGKHGHAKCHFVALDIFNGKKLEDIVPSSHNCDVPHVDRTEYQLIDISEDGFVSLLTDNGSTKDDLKLPTDDAILTQLKDGFAEGKDLALTVMSAMGEEQICAVKDVGPR; encoded by the exons ATGTCGGACTCCGAGGACCACCACTTCGAGTCCAAGGCCGATGCCGGGGCGTCCAAGACCTACCCTATGCAGGCCGGCGCCATCCGGAAGGGCGGCTTCCTCGTCATCAAGAACCGCCCCTGCAAG GTGGTGGAGGTTTCTACCTCGAAGACAGGAAAGCACGGTCATGCTAAATGCCACTTTGTTGCCTTAGATATATTCAATGGTAAAAAGCTTGAGGACATTGTTCCTTCATCCCACAACTGTGAT GTGCCACATGTGGACCGTACTGAGTATCAGCTGATTGACATATCAGAGGATGGATTT GTGAGCCTTCTTACTGATAATGGTAGCACTAAGGATGATCTTAAACTCCCAACTGATGATGCTATCCTGACCCAG CTCAAGGACGGATTTGCTGAGGGGAAGGATCTGGCGCTGACGGTCATGTCGGCCATGGGGGAGGAGCAGATCTGCGCAGTCAAGGACGTCGGCCCCAGGTAA